From the genome of Oncorhynchus masou masou isolate Uvic2021 chromosome 15, UVic_Omas_1.1, whole genome shotgun sequence:
TCTAGATACATCATACAAAACTGCTCATACTCTAAAATATTGTTTCTCAGACTCTTGGAACCAGATTGGGTCATGCATTATGACCATGATGAAGTAGAAGAGAGAATGAATGCCTCCAACAAGTTCAACTGAATGTTAAGGAGCATTCTGAGCCTGAGGCGTGTTATAAACCCTCACAGTCAGTTTGCTGTAGATGAGAAATGGCCCCTTTTTTATCTTCAAACATAAAATGACCAGGAAGCATGGTGTGAAATATGATCCTAGATCAGTGAGGGAAAATGCATCTACCGAACTGattactcactcactcagtgtCCCTCCCCCATGACAGTCACCTCTCCTGGGACTGCGACTCAGCGTCCCAGCTCTTGCCATGTTGGTTCTTCTTGCGGGTGTGCTCAGCCATAACCACAGCTGCCAACACGGTAACCAGCACCGTCACAGTGATGACCAGTACGGTGGCCGTCTCTGCCATGCACAACTGACTGTCCACCCACACCAGCGAGGCACCCGCCAGCTGCAGAGGCTTGTGGCACGTCACGTTGTGGTAGTCGTCAACGTGCAAGTGGCGTACACTCAGCAGCTTGCTGAAGACCCGGTGCAGGTCGCAGTCGCAGTTCCATGGGTTACCAGCTAGCTGCAGGTGGGTGCCGGCCGTGTGGAGGCTCAGGAAGGTCTTGAACTTAAGGTACTGCAGCTGGTTTCCCTCCAGGCCCAGCAGGGTGAGGCTGTGCAGGGGAGCCAGAGCCTCCGTGTCGATGTGAGTGATGTTGTTCGGGCCCAGCTGCAGGGCCTCCAGGACGGGCAGCATGGACATGGAACCATGGCGCACAGCTCCCAGCTGGTTGGCATGGAGGTAGAGGTGGCGCAGTCGAGACAGGCCCCGGAAGGCTCCTGGTTGGAGGAAGGTGATGTGGTTGTGGCTGAGATCCAGCTTCTCCAGGCTCTCCAGGTGCTCCAGGCTGGAGACTTCTAGCCACTCAAGGGTGTTGTGGTCCAGCCGGAGCTCCCGGACTGAGGACAGACTGTGGGAGAAGTCCGGCGGCAGCCGGGGCAGCTTGTTACGGCTCATGTCCAGCTTCTCCAGAAAGGAGAGGGAGTAGAAGGCCTGGGAGCGGAGGAGGGTACAATAAATGATGAACATGAAAAAGTAATCATTGGCATCAAACCCTCATATCCACCATCAAATCCTTATGCTAAACTATGCCACTAATGCATAGGCTATCACAATGTTTCTCAATCCATTACTAGTGTTGGGCTAGAACAAAAATGTACACAGTAGGTCCCCCATGAGTATATGACATTATGGGTTTCGCATGTGTTACCTCGGGCTGCAGCAGCTGGATTCCACTATCAGACAGCACCAGGACACGCAGTGACCAAAGTCCGGCAAAGGCACGGCTCCGCACTTCCATCATCAAGTTGCCACCCAGGTCCAGCAGCCAGGTGCCATGGGGCACTTGGAGGAACCCGCGCGCTCGGCAGTCAACCAAATCCGAGTGTTCGTAGCAGAGGCAGTGGTGAGGGCACTCTTTTGAACCTACCACTGAAGACAGCGCCAGCAGAGCAGGAAATAACATATTACTTGCAAAAATGTGCACCCAAAGTGCTTTATCACAAGGCTTGAAGACGTTTGGAGTTGAGTGTCAGAATCCAGATATCTGAGGAATATCTGCAAAATAAGGCAAACAACCATTATACTTATGGGTTGGAGATGCTGTCGCTGAGTAGTGAGTATTCGGTACGATAAAGAAACAtgtacatattatatatattcaTCTGTAGGCTTTTAATAGCTTGAACTAGTCGACATCTCTAAAATACAAGTTACAAAACTCAGAATCCGTTACTGTACACAATACCAGCAGTGAGCCGGTTGCGCTTAATGTGAAGGTTTTACGCATAGCCTATTGTTGGTAATTGCAGAAACAATTGCGTTTTTAAATACATTACAATGTAAATAAAAGGTTACTTTTTTAAACCTACAAAACAGCACGCCTTTTCAACGAACGATAAGAGCAACGGTAAGTACCTCGTAATTAAATTAAACAATACTTTACCTACAATCTTTATATCCAATCAATAATGAGAAGCGCAGGTGCCACATCAGTAAAGCAACTCCTTCGTCATCTCTTTGTCACGCTCCCTCCCGCTTTTTCCGTCGAGACATAATCCACAAATCATCCGCCCTACAGATGTTCCCATCTCATAGAGTTTTTGTTTTCGTACTCCTTCACAGACCCCTCCCTTTATTTCATCTCAATTTATCCAGTGGCCTAATATTAGCAAGAGTAGAATAAACATCCCAGTTACCCATTGAAGAACCCTCGTTTTTCTAATATGAAAAACTGACGATGGAACATCTGCCCTGCAATCCCCCAATTTTAATATTAcacaatacagtggggcaaaaaagtatttagtcagccaccaattgtgcaagttctcccacttaaaaagatgagagaggcctgtaattttcatcataggtacacttcaactatgacagacaaaatgagggaaagaattccagaaaatcacattgtatgatttttaaagaatttatttgcaaattatggtggacaaTAAGTATTGTCACccacaagcaagatttctggctctcacagacctgtaacaacttctttaagaggctcctctgtcctacactcgttacctgtattaatggcacctgtttgaacttgttatcagtagaaaagacacctgtccacaacctcagtcacactccaaactccactatggccaagaccaaagaactgtcaaaggacaccagaaacaaaattgtagacctgcaccaggctgggaagactgaatctgcaataggtaagcagcttggtttgaagaaatcaactgtgggagcaattattaggaaatggaagacatacaagaccactgataatctccctcgatctggggctccacgcaagatctcaccccgtggggtcaaaatgatcacaagaacggtgagcaaaaatcccagaaccacacgggggacctagtgaatgacctgcagagagctgggaccaaagtaacaaagcctaccatcagtaacacactatgccagcagggactcaaatcctgcagtgccagacgtgtccccctgcttaagccagtacatgtccaggcccgtctgaagtttgctagagagcatttggatgatccagaagattgggagaatatcatatggtcagatgaaaccaaaatataatttttgggtaaaaactcaactcgtcgtgttcggaggacaaagaatgctgagttccatccaaataacaccatacctactgtgaagcatgggggtggaaacatcatgctttggggctgtttttctgcaaagggaccaggacgactgatccgtgtaaaggacagaatgaatggggccatgtatcgtgagattttgagtgaaaacctccttccatcagcaagggcattgaagatgaaacgtggctgggtctttagcatgacaatgatcccaaacacaccgcccgagcaacgaaggagtggcttcgtaagaagcatttcaaggtcctggagtggcctagccagtctccagatctcaaccccatag
Proteins encoded in this window:
- the LOC135554974 gene encoding slit homolog 2 protein-like, which produces MLFPALLALSSVVGSKECPHHCLCYEHSDLVDCRARGFLQVPHGTWLLDLGGNLMMEVRSRAFAGLWSLRVLVLSDSGIQLLQPEAFYSLSFLEKLDMSRNKLPRLPPDFSHSLSSVRELRLDHNTLEWLEVSSLEHLESLEKLDLSHNHITFLQPGAFRGLSRLRHLYLHANQLGAVRHGSMSMLPVLEALQLGPNNITHIDTEALAPLHSLTLLGLEGNQLQYLKFKTFLSLHTAGTHLQLAGNPWNCDCDLHRVFSKLLSVRHLHVDDYHNVTCHKPLQLAGASLVWVDSQLCMAETATVLVITVTVLVTVLAAVVMAEHTRKKNQHGKSWDAESQSQER